Genomic segment of Candidatus Atribacteria bacterium:
AAACCAGGAATTTATAGGGAGAACCATTGTTAGAGGATTGATACTTTTACCTTATATTATTCCTGATTCAGTCGCTTATAGTGTTTGGAGGTTCATGTTTCAAGCGAGAATAGGTATCGTAAATAAATATTTATTATCCTGGGGTTTGATTTCAGAGACGAAGGTCTGGTTAGTTGGTGATAAGTCTATTTATGCAGTTATGGTGGCTAGCATTTGGAAAGGTTGGCCTTTTACCTGTTTAATTTTATTAGCAGGATTACAGACTATTCCTTTCGAGTTGTATGATGCGGCCAAGATTGATGGCGCTTCAATATGGCAGCAGTTTCGATATATTACCTTTCCTCTTCTTATGCCTATAACTTCCGTTCTATTACTATTATCCACACTATGGAATTTTAATGCCTTTAATCAATTTTATGTTATGCTGGGTGACGATCCCGGTGTTGCCGCAGAAGTTCCCTCTACCCTAATTTTAAGAGAGGCTTTTAATTCTTTTCATTACGGTATTGGAGCAGCCATGTCGGTGATTTTGATGGTAATTATGTTGATTTTCAGTATTTTATACATTAAAAAGATCCGACCAGGGGAGGTAGAGCATTGAATAG
This window contains:
- a CDS encoding sugar ABC transporter permease → MILVHILPMLWGFIISFSDLDLYTISDWSKAPFIGIGNYLEGLDINSPTGGRFLRSLWNITYYGIAVISIGYFIGLGVALILNQEFIGRTIVRGLILLPYIIPDSVAYSVWRFMFQARIGIVNKYLLSWGLISETKVWLVGDKSIYAVMVASIWKGWPFTCLILLAGLQTIPFELYDAAKIDGASIWQQFRYITFPLLMPITSVLLLLSTLWNFNAFNQFYVMLGDDPGVAAEVPSTLILREAFNSFHYGIGAAMSVILMVIMLIFSILYIKKIRPGEVEH